In the genome of Dehalococcoidia bacterium, one region contains:
- a CDS encoding MaoC/PaaZ C-terminal domain-containing protein, with amino-acid sequence MTLEYYEDIKLHERYRSRGYLLTEQKIVAFGTEWDPDPLHIDSEFAGTSTYGGLIAPGALLIAIFVKLIRERESNMAHNVVLGWDEVRFLLPGRPGDTLVAEMEVTSKRESKSDPSVGIAFSIMRLLNQRDEPVITFKAAGLIGRRPKT; translated from the coding sequence GTGACTTTAGAATACTACGAAGATATCAAGCTCCACGAAAGATACAGGTCTAGGGGATACCTGTTGACCGAACAGAAGATTGTCGCGTTTGGCACGGAATGGGACCCGGACCCGCTTCATATAGATTCCGAATTCGCCGGGACATCCACGTATGGGGGGTTAATTGCCCCAGGGGCCCTCCTTATAGCAATTTTCGTAAAGCTGATAAGAGAGCGAGAGTCGAACATGGCCCACAATGTGGTGTTAGGCTGGGACGAAGTTCGGTTCCTGCTTCCCGGTCGGCCAGGTGATACCTTGGTAGCTGAGATGGAGGTAACTTCGAAGCGGGAATCAAAAAGTGACCCGAGTGTTGGCATTGCCTTTTCCATCATGAGGTTGCTTAATCAACGAGATGAACCGGTAATTACATTCAAAGCCGCTGGGCTTATAGGAAGACGTCCCAAAACCTAG
- a CDS encoding SDR family oxidoreductase, with protein sequence MGDRLRRSIPLGRTATPDDIAGAILWLASDLAGYVTGHTIPVDGGLLLNNISALRITED encoded by the coding sequence TTGGGGGATCGACTCAGACGATCCATTCCGCTGGGGCGGACCGCTACACCCGACGATATTGCCGGGGCCATCCTGTGGCTGGCGTCTGACCTTGCCGGCTATGTGACCGGTCATACCATCCCGGTGGATGGCGGATTGCTGCTCAACAATATATCGGCATTGCGCATCACCGAGGACTAA
- a CDS encoding SDR family oxidoreductase, with protein MTIISRMGLEGKTVVVVGGGGIDNQGIGPSTCRLFAHAGANIVAVDLKADRAEAIAAEIKGTGNPAIAIEANILNEDDINRVVEAAVAEFGSVDVLVTVVGRPLFVPALEMNRAQWDEEMAINLTYFWLCSKAVAKTMIKQGRKGSIVSVSSAGGMNADTNHFAYGTAKAGLIGLTKTLAVEWAPHNIRVNSVSPGWTSTPKGRTSAPKAA; from the coding sequence ATGACTATCATCTCAAGAATGGGGTTAGAGGGTAAAACCGTTGTTGTTGTGGGGGGTGGGGGTATCGATAATCAGGGTATTGGACCGAGCACGTGTCGGCTTTTTGCCCACGCCGGGGCCAATATCGTCGCTGTCGATCTGAAGGCAGACAGGGCCGAGGCGATTGCGGCAGAGATCAAGGGTACAGGCAATCCAGCCATCGCAATAGAGGCAAATATCTTGAACGAGGATGATATCAACAGGGTGGTTGAAGCCGCCGTAGCCGAGTTCGGCAGTGTTGATGTGCTGGTGACCGTAGTGGGCAGGCCGCTGTTTGTTCCCGCCCTGGAAATGAACCGGGCTCAATGGGATGAGGAAATGGCCATCAATCTGACCTATTTCTGGCTTTGCAGCAAGGCTGTTGCCAAGACGATGATCAAGCAGGGTCGAAAAGGCAGTATCGTCAGTGTTTCATCGGCAGGCGGTATGAATGCCGATACCAATCACTTTGCCTATGGAACCGCGAAAGCGGGGCTGATCGGTCTGACCAAGACCCTGGCAGTGGAATGGGCTCCCCACAACATCAGAGTTAACTCTGTGTCGCCGGGATGGACCAGCACGCCTAAGGGCCGCACGAGTGCTCCAAAAGCAGCCTAA